In Sphaerospermopsis torques-reginae ITEP-024, the genomic window TTATTCAGCAACTACTAATATAAATGTTGCCGTGCGTTTACCAGGAGGGGATGCTGATTTAGAGTTTGTGAAAATAATATTAGCTGAGGAGAAACGACAACAACAACCGTTGAATTTAGATGAATTAATACTACTCAATTATTTATGGCAAGAAAAAGAAATCAATATTACTGAAGCAGGAAGGTTAATACAAAAAAGAGAGGATCATGCTCGTCATCTACTTGAGCAATTAATGGAAAATGGTTTAGTAGAACGTATCAAAACAGCACGACAGAGAGAGTATCATTTGAGTGCATCTGTTTATCGTCAAATGGGTCGTTCATCTGCATATATTCGTCGTAGTGGTTTTGATAACCTACAAAAAGAACAAATGATTTTAAAGTATACAAAGACTAATGGTAGAATCACACGAGGACAAACAGCAGAATTATGCCGCATCAATAATAGACAAGCAAGGCACTTACTTGAGAAACTTGCTAATCGGGGAATTTTAAAACACATGGGAATAGGAGGACGTAGCGGATATTATATTTTAAATGAAGATGAAAATATATCTACCAATTTACTAGAAAATACTCCAGAAATTGAAAAAAATAAGCAGAAAAATAATAAAATTATATCTTCTGATATGCAAGAGAAATCTAAACAGATAAAGCAGACAAAATCTGAACATTCAAAACAGCTTGAACTTGATTTATTCCAAGATTTTGATAGTGAACCATAAATATTAATTGTCTTTCATCCTTATTCCTACACCCTCTCCCTCGCAGGTGGCACAATTTTAAATTTATTCAACCCCTCATCAATATCTCTTAAAACCTGAAAATCATCCTCCGGTAAAGGATAACTATTACTATTCACTAAACCCCCACTGGGATATTTTTCCAAAAAAGAAAATGCTTGTCTAAATTGTTGTGGTTCTGCTTTAATAGGTGCATCAAAATGACAGGGAATGATCCATTGAAAATCCCATTGTGCCACTTTATCAGCCCAATTTATTGTTTCCTGGGGTGCGCGATTTAAGATTAAACTCTGTAAAACGGGTGCAACAAATATCCGCCCATCTCCCCTTAACGCCTCATAAGACCTTTCCCAGTCTTTTCGCCATTGGAAGGGAAAAAAGCCAAAATATGTTTTTAGGCTGCGTTCTGGGGCTTTCCAGGCATCTCTAATTACATCTTTCCATTTGGGTACGTCTACCACACTGGGACGGAAGTAAAAAGCAAATAAAGTTATGCGTTGCCATCCTTTGCGGCGGTTTTCTACTGTATCCGCTACGATATTGTATGCTTTATCTTTTGCGTGGTACAGCAAAGGGTAAGGATCAAGTTGAACTATTGCTGGTGGTTCTGCTGGTACTGAAACTATGGTATCTGTGAGTAAGAGGGTGTGCGATCGCCTGTGGAAAAATGCCACCTCTGCAAACTTCCCAGGACCTAAATCAATGGGTCCCAGTATGGCATAATCAAACTCATCTGCAAAAGGCGTTTTTTGACTATCTGCGGGTAATATCTGCGTGCGGTTTGATGGTAAACCCAACCAACTTAAAGGTAAATTTACGGGAAAACTCC contains:
- a CDS encoding DUF4336 domain-containing protein, with product MIQGEGTINVENVNSQDYTWKFWPVVPLYPYGKRRTIRKEVVKDTIWTFDQMQGVFYVVVPIRMTVVKLENGGLLVYAPVAPTKECIRLVNELVAEHGEVKYIILPTISGIEHKVFVGPFARYFPTAQIFVAPEQWSFPVNLPLSWLGLPSNRTQILPADSQKTPFADEFDYAILGPIDLGPGKFAEVAFFHRRSHTLLLTDTIVSVPAEPPAIVQLDPYPLLYHAKDKAYNIVADTVENRRKGWQRITLFAFYFRPSVVDVPKWKDVIRDAWKAPERSLKTYFGFFPFQWRKDWERSYEALRGDGRIFVAPVLQSLILNRAPQETINWADKVAQWDFQWIIPCHFDAPIKAEPQQFRQAFSFLEKYPSGGLVNSNSYPLPEDDFQVLRDIDEGLNKFKIVPPARERV